From Callospermophilus lateralis isolate mCalLat2 chromosome 5, mCalLat2.hap1, whole genome shotgun sequence, a single genomic window includes:
- the LOC143398905 gene encoding olfactory receptor 2W3-like, with protein sequence MDRTNGSTQGHFILLGFSDRPHLERVLFVVILVAYLLTLVGNSTIILVSRLDSRLHTPMYFFLTHLSFLDLSFTTSSIPQLLHNLSGRDKTISYVGCVVQLFLFLGLGGVECLLLAIMAYDRFVAVCKPLHYTVIMSSRLCLGLVSVAWGCGMANSLVMSPVTLRLPRCGHNKVDHFLCEMPALIRMACVNTVAIEGTVFVLAVGIVLSPLVFILVSYGHIVRAVFRIQSSSGRHRIFNTCGSHLTVVSLFYGNIIYMYMQPGSRSSQDQGKFLTLFYNIVTPLLNPLIYTLRNKEVKGALRRLLLGNRKGGKE encoded by the coding sequence ATGGACAGGACCAACGGCAGCACTCAGGGCCACTTCATCCTCCTGGGTTTCTCTGACCGCCCCCACCTGGAGAGGGTCCTCTTTGTGGTCATCCTGGTAGCCTACCTGCTGACCCTGGTGGGCAATAGCACCATCATCCTGGTGTCTCGGCTGGACTCCCGGCTCCACACGCCCATGTACTTCTTTCTCACCCACCTGTCCTTCCTGGACCTCAGCTTCACCACCAGCTCCATCCCCCAGCTGCTCCACAACCTGAGTGGCCGCGACAAGACCATCAGCTATGTGGGCTGCGTGGTCCAGCTCTTCCTGTTCCTGGGCCTGGGTGGAGTGGAGTGTCTGCTGCTGGCCATCATGGCCTATGACAGGTTTGTGGCCGTCTGCAAGCCCCTGCACTACACGGTGATCATGAGTTCCAGGCTCTGCCTGGGCTTGGTATCAGTGGCCTGGGGCTGTGGAATGGCCAACTCCTTGGTCATGTCTCCAGTGACCCTACGATTACCCCGCTGCGGGCACAACAAGGTGGACCACTTCCTGTGTGAGATGCCAGCCCTGATCCGCATGGCCTGCGTCAACACAGTGGCCATAGAAGGCACTGTCTTTGTCTTGGCCGTGGGCATCGTGCTGTCTCCCCTGGTCTTCATCTTGGTGTCCTATGGCCACATCGTCAGGGCTGTGTTCAGAATCCAGTCGTCCTCAGGAAGACACAGAATCTTCAACACCTGTGGCTCCCACCTCACTGTGGTCTCCCTGTTCTACGGGAACATCATATACATGTACATGCAGCCAGGAAGCAGGTCCTCCCAGGACCAGGGCAAGTTCCTCACCCTCTTCTACAACATCGTCACCCCCCTCCTGAACCCCCTGATCTACACCCTCAGAAACAAGGAGGTGAAGGGGGCACTGAGAAGGCTGCTGCTGGGGAACAGAAAGGGGGGCAAGGAGTGA
- the LOC143400190 gene encoding olfactory receptor 2W3-like, with protein sequence MDRINGSTQGHFILLGFSDCPHLERVLFVVILVAYLLTLVGNSTIILVCRLDTQLHTPMYFFLTHLSFLDLSFTTSSIPQLLHNLSGRNKTISYVGCVVQLFLFLDLGGVECLLLAVMAYDRFVSVCKPLHYMTIMHPQLCLGLVSVAWGCGMANSLTMSPMTLWLPRCGHNKMDHFLCEIPALIRLACISTAAVEGIAFILAVGIVLSLLVFILVSYGHIVRAVFRIQSSSGRHRIFNTCGSHLTVVSLFYGNIIYMYMQPGSRSSQDQGKFLTLFYNIVTPLLNPLIYTLRNKEVKGALRRLLLGNISLGKNL encoded by the coding sequence ATGGATAGGATCAACGGCAGTACCCAGGGCCACTTCATCCTCCTGGGTTTCTCTGACTGCCCCCACCTGGAGAGGGTCCTCTTTGTGGTCATCCTGGTAGCCTACCTGCTGACCCTGGTGGGCAACAGCACCATCATCCTGGTGTGTCGGCTGGATACCCAGCTCCACacgcccatgtacttcttcctcaccCACCTGTCCTTCCTGGACCTCAGCTTCACCACCAGCTCCATCCCCCAGCTGCTCCACAACCTGAGTGGCCGCAACAAGACCATCAGCTATGTGGGCTGCGTGGTCCAGCTCTTCCTGTTCCTGGACCTGGGTGGAGTGGAGTGTCTGCTGCTGGCTGTCATGGCCTATGACAGGTTTGTGTCCGTCTGCAAGCCCCTGCACTACATGACTATTATGCATCCACAACTCTGCCTGGGCTTGGTGTCGGTGGCCTGGGGCTGTGGGATGGCCAATTCTTTGACCATGTCACCAATGACATTGTGGCTACCTCGATGTGGGCACAACAAGATGGACCACTTCCTGTGTGAGATACCTGCGCTGATCCGGTTGGCCTGCATCAGCACTGCTGCTGTGGAGGGCATCGCCTTCATCTTGGCCGTGGGCATCGTCCTGTCTCTCCTGGTCTTCATCTTGGTGTCCTATGGCCACATCGTCAGGGCTGTGTTCAGAATCCAGTCGTCCTCAGGAAGACACAGAATCTTCAACACCTGTGGCTCCCACCTCACCGTGGTCTCCCTGTTCTACGGGAACATCATCTACATGTACATGCAGCCAGGAAGCAGGTCCTCCCAGGACCAGGGCAAGTTCCTCACCCTCTTCTACAACATCGTCACCCCCCTCCTGAACCCCCTGATCTACACTCTCAGAAACAAGGAGGTGAAGGGGGCACTGAGAAGGCTGCTGCTGGGAAATATAAGTTTAGGAAAGAATTTATAA